In the genome of bacterium, the window CCTTCTCGAGCGTGAAGTAAGCCTCCAGCAGCGTCGCGCCGAGCGTCACGGTGCCGTGGTTGGCGAGGAGGAACGCGTTGTAGTCGCGGAGCTTGGGTCGGATGCTCTCCGGGACCTCGGCGGTCGAAGGCGTCGCGTACGGCGCCAAGGGTACGTTTCCGAGCGTCGTTATGACTTCGGGCAGTACGCACTCCGCCAGCGGCATACGCGCGACGGCGAAGCCGGTCGCCGTCGGCGGGTGGGCGTGGACGACGCCGCCGACGTCGGGACGCTCTTTATATATTTCGAGGTGGAGAAGGATTTCGCTCGAGGCCTCGCGGCGGCCTTCGACGCGCCGGCCCGCGGCGTCCAGGACGACTATGTCGTCGGCCGCGAGCATCCCTTTGCAGAGCCCCGCCGGCGTCGCGGCTATGAGGTCGCCGCTTACGCGGCAACTCATATTGCCGTCCGCCGCGGCGACGAACCCGCGTTCGTAGCACCGGCGGCCTATTTCCACTATCTCTTTACGCGCCTGCCAGATATTCATAGTTTATCCCTCGGCAACTACAGTAGCGACGCTGGTTACGCGTTTAATATAAGGCCGTTAGGTTATTCGCCTTTATAATCTACTTTAATTGGAATAATTCGGCCGGTACGGCGATTATTAGCGGCAAAGGATTAGGCCGCGACATTCTAATCCAATATAACATCCCCGGCGCAGGTTAGCAAAGAAAAACCCGCCCGTTTGGCGGGCGGGTCATGGGGTGTGCTTCGCGCTAGGGTGCGACCACCATCGTTCGTACGAGCCTCTCGCCGGCCGCTTCCATCGTATAGAGGTAAACGCCCGGCGCTGCTTCCCCGGGGCGCCACTCCACTTCGTACGTTCCGGGTTGGTAAATTCTATCGGCCAGCATCGCGACGCGGCGGCCCGCGAGGTCGTAGACGGCGAGTTTCACCTTCGCAGAAAGCCGGCAGGCGAACCTTATTTTAGTGCAACTCGTTACCGGGTTAGGCCGGTTTTGGCTGAGGTTAAACGCGGAAGGTACGAACCGTTTGGTTAGCGGCCCGGGTTTAAGTATCGCCAGCGCCGTATCGGCGTTCTCGCGTAGCGCCTCGAGGTCGGCTCCCGCTACTACCGCGAACGTTACAATTTCGGTCAGGCCGGAGGGGATCTCGTACGGGCCGGTGCTAAGCATCACGCGCCAGTCGTACGGTTTGGTTTGTTCGCAATCGAAGCTCGGGTCTTGCATATAAGCGTACAGGTATCGGTCGTTCTCCGGGTCGTTCATGATATCCCACGAGTGCGCACCGCGGACGGTACCTTCGACGCATACCAGGCCCAAATATGGATGGCCGGGGGCGCCGTCGTACATATAAGGCATCTTTCGCTCGTCGTCGAAGCCGACGTAGTCGTCGATATAACAGAACGAGCCGCCTATGTCGAAGTCGTACGCGAGCGCGACATAGGTATTTTCGAGCTTTTGCGGGGATTCGTTTTTAAGGTGGTAGCGAAAAGCGACGAAGTCGTCGTAGTCGTCGAGACACCAACTTGCGGCGTGTACGTCGCACGTTACGGGTACGGGGCCGCTTTCGCCGGCGTCGCCGTCGTCCATCCGGTAGTACGAATCGAGGGTGCCTTCGCGTTTGATATACGAGGGGACTTGCGCCCACTCGGGGTCTTCGGACATAATCACGGGCGTGAGGCCGCGCCACCCGCGGGCAGGTGTAATCACGCGGTACGCTAAGCTTTCCGGCGCACCTTCGAACTTCGTGCCGACCCAGAATTCACCCCGATAAATGTTAACGGGGCCGTTCGGCGCGGGATAGATGCCGGTGCCCTTCAGGTCGCCGACGTATCCGCGGTTCCAAACCTTGAGCCAGAGCAAGCCGTCGTTGTGGACGCCGCTATTTTCGCCGTCGATGTAGGAGGCCGCGTCGCCGTACTTCGTGCTCGCGGCCCAACTCGCGCCGGCGATAAAGAGCAGTACTACCGCCGTTTTCGTTATTCTCTTTTGCATGTCCGCCTCCCTTTATAACGCGACTATGCAATTACCTTTGAAGGGCCTTGATTTTTCCGAAGGAAGCTGGGGATACGCTTACGGTACCAGGACAGTGAACGCGGTAGATGTAACCATTCGTACAGCCGATAAAGAGGTATTGACCGTGGTAAGCCATCCCCGTGGCTTCCGTAGCAGGTGCGGCGAAAGAGGCGACCGGAGCCGACCCGTTGACTCTGAACCCGTATATGCTGCCGTAGGAAGGAGCCCATATTAGCTGGTTGCGATGGTCGTACGCGATATCCCATCTGAGCGCGCCACATCGGAAGGACGAGAGTATACTTCCGTTACTCAGTCTGTGGCGCCAGATATAAGCGGGTAGGCTGTCGGAAGAGAACAAGGCCGTCGTTCCGCGGCCGCCGTCGCCCGTGCATTGCGGCGCGAGGCCGTAAGGGTCGTGACCCACGGACCAGGAGGTGTTTAGCGAACCCGTTAAGTGGTTACAATCGTATACGGTGTCGTTTTGGAAGCAGCCGATCCAAAGGTGGCCGCCCCAGGAGAAGGCGAGGCCGCGGTTATATTCGGGCCGTGGCGTATCCCATACGCCCCGAATCATACCGGTATCCGGGTTGAAACGATAAATAACGTTGGGGGAGGTGTAACATAAGG includes:
- a CDS encoding class II aldolase/adducin family protein codes for the protein MNIWQARKEIVEIGRRCYERGFVAAADGNMSCRVSGDLIAATPAGLCKGMLAADDIVVLDAAGRRVEGRREASSEILLHLEIYKERPDVGGVVHAHPPTATGFAVARMPLAECVLPEVITTLGNVPLAPYATPSTAEVPESIRPKLRDYNAFLLANHGTVTLGATLLEAYFTLEKVEQFARVMLVARQLGRVSVLTAEDVKKLTTIAPGKAPLNIPCDTCDVPDGEPAACEDEALVRDAVRRVLERLRDQKD